The Oncorhynchus tshawytscha isolate Ot180627B unplaced genomic scaffold, Otsh_v2.0 Un_contig_17399_pilon_pilon, whole genome shotgun sequence genomic interval AAATGTGTCTGTCTTTCATCTAGCTTGTACCTCCAtgtccccccctccccacctctgtcAGTTTTGCATGGAACTGAAGCGAGAGGGCAAGTGAGAGACAGGTGcaggacagggaaggagagatgagtcACACCACCTGGACTGGTGAtcatgttctgcccctgaacaggcagttaacccacgattcccaggccgtcattgaaaataagaatttgttcttaactgacttgcctagttaaataaaggtaaaataaaaataaaaatgtcataGGGACAAGGGACGTGCATGTACACACAGTGAAgatcactcagtctctctctctctctctcactcacacacacacacacacacattaaagagGAATATAGGGTATCACCATCTTTTCCATGGCTACCTCTGGGGGGAGGGTACTGTGTGGGTGGTAGGGTGTGGACTGGGAGGGTACTGTGTGGGTTGTGGACgggtgtggtagggtgtggaCGGGGAGGGTACTGTGTGGGTTGTGGACgggtgtggtagggtgtggaCGGGGAGGGTACTGTGTGGGTTGTGGACgggtgtggtagggtgtggaCGGGGAGGGTACTGTGTGGGTTGTGGACgggtgtggtagggtgtggaCGGGGAGGGTACTGTGTGGGTTACATCTGGTGGTTTTTCATGACCAGCATTAAATAACACACCATTTGGGATAGACTTTTATTTgctttaaatgtatattttttctaTGATAAAGTCCTTTTTAAATGGCGATGCTTAACATTTCTGTAACATTTCACGGACATGTTTGTTCCCCCGTTAGTATGACTATTTAGTTTGGTTCAGTTCAATCCCTCTGCTGCTTTGAGCCAGTTgaaatagatacagtatattaacatCTATGGTTGATTATGGACCGGATAAACTCCCACGTGAGGTAACAGCCTCTGACAGAGCTGTGATGGGCCTCTGATGCATGAAGAAGATGTTGTCAGAGCAACTTTAGTATCGTCTCtcactccttctttctctccttctctctctaccttctctgtctccttctctctctaccttctctcttcttctctgtctccttctctctctacctgctctctccttctctgtctccttctctctctccttctctctctaccttctctctctccttctctctctaccttctctcttcttctatgtctccttctctctctacctgatctctccttttctctctccttctctgtctccttctctctctccttctctctctccttctctgtctccttctctcttcttctctgtctccttctctctctccttctctctccttctctctctaccttctctcttcttctctgtctccttctctctctacctgctctctccttctctgtctccttctctctcttcttctatgtctccttctctctctacctgctctctccttatctctctccttctctgactccttctctctctccttctctctctaccttctctgtctcctactctctcctttctgtccttctctctctaccttctctcttcttctctgtctccttctctctctacctgctctctccttctctgtctccttctctgtctcctactctctcctttctgtccttctctctctaccttttctcttcttctctgtctccttctctctccttctctgtctccttctctctcctttctgtccttctctgtctccttctctctctccttctctgtctccttctctctctccttctctctcattctctctcctttctgtccttctctgtctccttctctctctccttctctgtctccttctctctctccttctctctctccttctctgtctccttctctctccttctttctgtccTTCCTTTCTCTACCTTCAAGGTCCTTTGTGTTTGAAATGTAGTCCTGGTAGATTGTGTAAATCTTCTGCAGATGAGCTTGTTGTCATAGAACCAGGTGCCGAGTCTTGAAGGTCTCCAGTCAAATTGATCTTTCAACCCTAGAAAAGGGCAGCGAAGGGCAACAGCCACTCAGTGTAGATAGAGGCCTTCAATCCAATGGAAATATCACATATTGGCCCTTTAAAATTGGGGCCTGTGTTATCTCTTGCTTCAGACAGAAGGAACATCTAGCTTcctcagctcagagagagacagccataTGTTTAGATGGCAAATTTCCTCCATTACCGCAATCCCCAAGACAGAGATTGTCTCCTATTGTTTACATTCGAAGCCCAAGTAGTGAATATGACAAGCCGAGGCTGTATAGTTATTAGTGTATATACAACACAACCAGCTGCATGGGACCTAAAGGATCATATGTCATTTCCACAGTCGTGACGGGACGACTCTaactcagtgctctctctctctctctctctctctctctctctcccagcagcCCCGGGGTATCCTCGATTCTCAGGGAGTCTTGCCCACACCTTCCTTCCCATGAGCCACTTGGATCACCATGCCAACAGCGGCGTCCTCTACGGGCAGCACCGTTTCTACGACACCCAAAAAGGTGAGTGGCAAACAAATTCAAATTCAATCAGACAGAATGAAGATATTGAAATCCAATTGAACACAACAAAGTATGATGTAATTGGATAATGGATATTGCTCGCTATGTGGATGCCCACAGGGATATTACCTTAAATGTGATAATGTAATCCTGTCTTTTAGATTTGCTGCCTGGTTGGCCAATGGATGTTTTTTAAAGGGAAGTTCAGGATTTTACAGTTTGATATTTCCTCAGCCTGAAAGTCGTCTATGGGCCAGTAaaaactgtaatccatggtttggtTTTCTATTAAAACAGACACTACAAACTTAAGGTAACTTTATCCACTACTACCTAACAGTCAACGGAAGCAAATCTTTTTGAATGAATTACACTTTCCAACACAAATCTCTAAAATCCTGAACTTCCCCTTTAGGAGTCTGTTTCTTTCTAccgaacagaaatataaatgcaacatgcaacaatttaaatgattttactgattttcagttcatataaggaaatcagtcaattgaaataaataaattaggccctaatctatggatttcacatgaatgggcatTGGCACagcatgggtgggcctgggagggtataGGTCCTCTATaggttctctggcaacagttctggtggacattcttgacgtcagcatgccaattgcacactccctcaaaacttgaaacatctgtggcattgtgttgtgtgacaaaaccagcatattttagagtggccttttatggtccccagcacaaggtgcacgtgTGTAACAATCATGctgtaatcagcttcttgatatgccacacctgtcaggtggatggatcatcttgctcactaacagggatgtaaacacatttgtgcacaaaataatatttttgttcatgtagaacatttctgggatcttttatttcaactcatgaaacatgggaccaacactttccatgtggcctttatatttttgttcagtatatatcatttaaatattttatatttgtatcATTTGGAACTTTTATATCTTACAGAGAACTTCTATCTAAGAAGCCTTCCGTCCCAGCCCCCTCTCATCTCAGCCAATCACAGTCTTCCACCCATCTCCAGGGCGGGGCCGGGACACCCTCAGGGCTCCTGCAGTCGGGACATGGACCCAGGGGGCGGAGTCAGCCTACACAAGGGCCTGAAGGAGGGGTCCGTCGAGAGAGGGGTGGTCCCCAGCACCAAGGACAAGGAGAGGCCCAGCAGCAAACAGGAGGTCAAGGAGCGTCAGCAACACCACAGCCACCACCCCCAACCCTCAcatccacaccaccaccacccacacccCGGCCACACACAGCCCCACCCCCACCAGCAGCACCCCCAGTACCCCCAGCACCCGGTCTCCCTGGAGGAGGTCAATAGCAGAGCTCTGGAGAGGCACATGGAGCACCAACAGACCCTAGGAATGACCAGAACCCTCAGCGCCTGCCTGCTCAACGGAAAGATGCAGAACGGGGGGGACTCTGGGACGGGGGGAGCCAAGGCTTCCATGACTAGCTAtggaggggaggtggtggggAGCAGGGGGGCTCAGACACAGGCCAGCCACAGACACATGGAGGGTGGGGGGAACATCCGCTGCACCAAGGAAGGGGTGAGCGGCGAGATGAGGATCAGTGAGCAGCCTTCGGATTGTCTGGAGGGGAGGGGCCAGATGCTCCACCACGCCCTTCCCTAC includes:
- the LOC121843877 gene encoding BAH and coiled-coil domain-containing protein 1-like; the protein is MFLLGSGLMGNSSASFMGTFLASSLGSSSHPSHPSRPPSSPSSPGSFRGGPHSSASQIWFPHSHEAAPGYPRFSGSLAHTFLPMSHLDHHANSGVLYGQHRFYDTQKENFYLRSLPSQPPLISANHSLPPISRAGPGHPQGSCSRDMDPGGGVSLHKGLKEGSVERGVVPSTKDKERPSSKQEVKERQQHHSHHPQPSHPHHHHPHPGHTQPHPHQQHPQYPQHPVSLEEVNSRALERHMEHQQTLGMTRTLSACLLNGKMQNGGDSGTGGAKASMTSYGGEVVGSRGAQTQASHRHMEGGGNIRCTKEGVSGEMRISEQPSDCLEGRGQMLHHALPYSVAPPLQMGSAAGEATPTSTPTTTLTRIRVGSTAFSSTPAIPTTPTHTTTRTSSARLHLPL